The following are encoded in a window of Primulina eburnea isolate SZY01 chromosome 4, ASM2296580v1, whole genome shotgun sequence genomic DNA:
- the LOC140830015 gene encoding FCS-Like Zinc finger 17-like, whose amino-acid sequence MVGLSVILENFKEISAKKSPQVIVKGSAIKPPSNPSSPSILSPLSGFSPWTKNTSTSGFLEYCFLCKQKLSPSKDLYMYKGDRAFCSVECRCRQIFMDEEESDEKAGGTKEYNCSLAAMKGPLQVPHQTSSPSSSRSGKGTRIHWFT is encoded by the exons ATGGTGGGACTAAGCGTAATACTAGAAAACTTCAAGGAGATTTCTGCGAAGAAATCCCCTCAAGTCATCGTCAAAGGAAGCGCGATTAAACCACCCTCCAACCCTTCTTCCCCCTCCATCCTTTCACCTCTTTCTGGATTTTCACCATGGACGAAAAACACGTCCACTTCTGGGTTTCTCGAGTACTGTTTCCTCTGCAAACAAAAACTCTCGCCATCCAAGGATCTTTACATGTACAA AGGGGACAGGGCATTCTGCAGCGTGGAGTGTAGGTGCAGGCAGATCTTCATGGATGAAGAAGAAAGTGATGAGAAAGCCGGTGGTACCAAAGAGTACAACTGTTCTCTGGCTGCCATGAAAGGACCTCTGCAAGTCCCTCATCAAACTTCATCACCATCTTCTTCGCGCTCTGGGAAGGGAACAAGAATACACTGGTTCACATGA
- the LOC140830767 gene encoding uncharacterized protein isoform X1 — MVMEVVHEDMGDGTMQCMNHPNKNSTPGGICAFCLQEKLGNLLSSSFSVAVGPSSSSSPSPSFRSDIGGSRIMTAATAAGLGGGSALQLRSIASSSSTDNQTLNNDCSYHGYYTRRSRLPFVLTHRKKKKDGVIGNAAAASIVFERSKSTTTPRRGMHVLNYPGDYSPHRSGFWSFLYLSKNSTTKKSDTNSKDSNFTPATPSTVGSSSAIKSMEKKSENFVVIDENESPSYDRKVSRSRSVGCGSRSFSGDLFERISTGFGDCTLRRVESHREGKPKLPPLHRNGGSNTKNGQDCIKERVKCGGIFSGFMLTSSSSYLVSSSTEEENNANGKTAYATHSSMEHISHGRSKSWVWAFASPMRAFVKPSNVKRGDASTKNATPNLDAIPSLLSWCIAENRIGDGD, encoded by the exons ATGGTGATGGAAGTTGTGCATGAAGATATGGGGGACGGTACCATGCAATGTATGAATCATCCTAACAAAAACAGCACACCGGGTGGGATCTGTGCTTTTTGCCTTCAAGAAAAGCTTGGAAATCTCCTCTCTTCCTCGTTTTCTGTAGCTGTTGGCCCCTCATCTTCTTCATCACCATCTCCTTCATTTAGATCTGATATCGGGGGTAGCAGAATCATGACCGCCGCCACTGCTGCCGGTTTAGGCGGCGGCTCCGCACTCCAGCTCCGCTCCATTGCTTCTTCTTCATCTACCGACAATCAGACTTTGAACAATGACTGTAGCTACCATGGCTATTACACAAGGAGATCAAGACTCCCTTTCGTTTTGACTCACAGgaaaaagaagaaggatggagtGATAGGGAATGCAGCTGCTGCCAGCATTGTTTTCGAGAGAAGCAAGTCTACCACGACTCCAAGAAGAGGTATGCATGTCTTGAACTATCCCGGGGATTACAGCCCTCATAGAAGTGGATTTTGGTCATTTCTATACTTGTCCAAGAATTCTACCACCAAGAAAAGTGATACCAACTCTAAAGATTCAAACTTCACACCCGCAACACCTAGTACTGTTGGATCCTCATCTGCTATCAAATCAATGGAGAAAAAGAGCGAAAATTTTGTGGTGATTGATGAAAACGAGAGCCCTTCATATGATAGAAAGGTGTCAAGATCCAGATCTGTTGGTTGTGGGAGTAGGAGCTTTTCAGGGGACTTGTTTGAGAGGATTTCAACTGGTTTTGGTGATTGTACTCTCCGTAGAGTAGAGTCTCATAGAGAAGGCAAGCCTAAGCTGCCCCCGCTGCATAGAAATGGTGGTAGCAATACCAAGAATGGCCAGGATTGCATCAAAGAAAGAGTAAAATGTGGTGGGATTTTCAGTGGTTTTATGTTAACTTCATCTTCTTCATACTTGGTTTCATCTTCCACTGAGGAGGAGAATAATGCAAATGGGAAAACAGCTTACGCAACTCATTCATCAATGGAGCATATTTCCCATGGAAGGAGTAAAAGCTGGGTGTGGGCTTTTGCAAGCCCAATGAGAGCTTTTGTTAAACCTTCTAATGTAAAAAGGGGTGATGCTTCAACCAAGAATGCCACTCCTAATCTGGATGCAATTCCTTCATTGCTATCT TGGTGTATTGCAGAAAACAGGATTGGGGATGGAGACTAA
- the LOC140830768 gene encoding eukaryotic translation initiation factor 2 subunit alpha homolog — protein sequence MAPNLDCRMYEQKFPEIDTPVMVQVKSINPDTCAYVLLLEYNIEGMLSFTELSRRRIRSVLSLIRVGRIEPLMVLHVDREKGFVNLTKRRVSEDDARTCEEKFNKSKHVHSIMRHVAETMDIDLEELYTHVGWPLYKKYGHAFDAFKLIVSDPDSVLDPLTRRVEEINADGQKVTKVVPAISDEVKKVLVQNIKRRMTPHVLKIRADIEMKCFELDGILHIKNAMRKAEAAGNKDCPVKISLVGSPLYVLNTQTFDKEQGIETLNKAIAACTEEMDHHKGRLVVKTAPRPMSEREDKLFAEQIARLNLADDDVSGGDDTDDDGGMKFNERDDSRMEDGY from the exons ATGGCTCCTAATCTCGATTGCAGAATGTACGAACAAAAGTTCCCAGAAATCGACACCCCAGTAATGGTACAAGTGAAGAGCATAAACCCCGATACCTGCGCCTACGTATTGTTGCTAGAGTACAATATCGAAGGGATGCTCAGCTTCACAGAGCTTTCTCGCCGCCGCATACGTAGCGTTCTGAGTTTGATTCGTGTCGGGCGGATCGAGCCGCTTATGGTTTTGCATGTCGACCGGGAAAAGGGTTTTGTGAATTTGACTAAAAGAAGAGTTTCTGAGGATGATGCGAGAACGTGCGAAGAAAAGTTTAATAAGAGTAAGCATGTTCATTCCATCATGCGGCATGTTGCTGAGACCATGGATATTGATCTTGAG GAGTTGTATACTCACGTTGGATGGCCTTTATACAAAAAATATGGCCATGCTTTCGAT GCTTTCAAACTAATTGTTTCTGATCCTGATTCTGTTCTTGATCCTCTCACTCGTAGAGTCGAGGAAATCAATGCTGATGGTCAAAAG GTGACTAAGGTGGTTCCTGCTATCTCTGATGAAGTAAAAAAAGTGTTGgttcaaaatattaaaagaagAATGACTCCACACGTGTTGAAAATTCGAGCTGATATTGAGATGAAATGCTTTGAGCTCGATGGTATTCTCCACATTAAG AATGCAATGCGAAAAGCTGAAGCTGCTGGTAACAAAGATTGCCCTGTAAAGATTTCATTAGTTGGTTCTCCATTGTATGTGTTGAACACCCAGACATTCGATAAG GAACAAGGCATAGAAACTCTGAATAAAGCAATCGCAGCTTGCACAGAAGAAATGGATCATCACAAAGGGAGACTCGTAGTAAAAACAGCACCAAGACCA ATGAGTGAACGAGAAGATAAACTGTTTGCCGAACAAATAGCTCGACTAAACCTCGCAGATGATGATGTGAGCGGCGGTGATGATACCGATGATGATGGAGGAATGAAATTCAATGAAAGAGATGATTCAAGAATGGAAGATGGCTACTAG
- the LOC140830767 gene encoding uncharacterized protein isoform X2 — translation MVMEVVHEDMGDGTMQCMNHPNKNSTPGGICAFCLQEKLGNLLSSSFSVAVGPSSSSSPSPSFRSDIGGSRIMTAATAAGLGGGSALQLRSIASSSSTDNQTLNNDCSYHGYYTRRSRLPFVLTHRKKKKDGVIGNAAAASIVFERSKSTTTPRRGMHVLNYPGDYSPHRSGFWSFLYLSKNSTTKKSDTNSKDSNFTPATPSTVGSSSAIKSMEKKSENFVVIDENESPSYDRKVSRSRSVGCGSRSFSGDLFERISTGFGDCTLRRVESHREGKPKLPPLHRNGGSNTKNGQDCIKERVKCGGIFSGFMLTSSSSYLVSSSTEEENNANGKTAYATHSSMEHISHGRSKSWVWAFASPMRAFVKPSNVKRGDASTKNATPNLDAIPSLLSKTGLGMETKEG, via the exons ATGGTGATGGAAGTTGTGCATGAAGATATGGGGGACGGTACCATGCAATGTATGAATCATCCTAACAAAAACAGCACACCGGGTGGGATCTGTGCTTTTTGCCTTCAAGAAAAGCTTGGAAATCTCCTCTCTTCCTCGTTTTCTGTAGCTGTTGGCCCCTCATCTTCTTCATCACCATCTCCTTCATTTAGATCTGATATCGGGGGTAGCAGAATCATGACCGCCGCCACTGCTGCCGGTTTAGGCGGCGGCTCCGCACTCCAGCTCCGCTCCATTGCTTCTTCTTCATCTACCGACAATCAGACTTTGAACAATGACTGTAGCTACCATGGCTATTACACAAGGAGATCAAGACTCCCTTTCGTTTTGACTCACAGgaaaaagaagaaggatggagtGATAGGGAATGCAGCTGCTGCCAGCATTGTTTTCGAGAGAAGCAAGTCTACCACGACTCCAAGAAGAGGTATGCATGTCTTGAACTATCCCGGGGATTACAGCCCTCATAGAAGTGGATTTTGGTCATTTCTATACTTGTCCAAGAATTCTACCACCAAGAAAAGTGATACCAACTCTAAAGATTCAAACTTCACACCCGCAACACCTAGTACTGTTGGATCCTCATCTGCTATCAAATCAATGGAGAAAAAGAGCGAAAATTTTGTGGTGATTGATGAAAACGAGAGCCCTTCATATGATAGAAAGGTGTCAAGATCCAGATCTGTTGGTTGTGGGAGTAGGAGCTTTTCAGGGGACTTGTTTGAGAGGATTTCAACTGGTTTTGGTGATTGTACTCTCCGTAGAGTAGAGTCTCATAGAGAAGGCAAGCCTAAGCTGCCCCCGCTGCATAGAAATGGTGGTAGCAATACCAAGAATGGCCAGGATTGCATCAAAGAAAGAGTAAAATGTGGTGGGATTTTCAGTGGTTTTATGTTAACTTCATCTTCTTCATACTTGGTTTCATCTTCCACTGAGGAGGAGAATAATGCAAATGGGAAAACAGCTTACGCAACTCATTCATCAATGGAGCATATTTCCCATGGAAGGAGTAAAAGCTGGGTGTGGGCTTTTGCAAGCCCAATGAGAGCTTTTGTTAAACCTTCTAATGTAAAAAGGGGTGATGCTTCAACCAAGAATGCCACTCCTAATCTGGATGCAATTCCTTCATTGCTATCT AAAACAGGATTGGGGATGGAGACTAAAGAGGGATAA